The Rouxiella sp. WC2420 region TGCTGACGTAGGGTCCTGCTAATAGTTTGCCAGTGCTAATACCGGTTTCTTCCCAGGCTTCCCTTATCCCACAGATTTCGGGCGTTTCTCCAAACTCAAGATGGCCTCCCGGCGCAGACCAATCCCCCGCGCCATGGCTACCTTTACGTCGACCTAGTAGAATTTTCCCCTCGCGAAAGATAAGAACTCCTATACCTATTTGTGGTGACATAAGAAACTCCTTTCTTAGATTAAGTGATGTCCGCCATTGAGGCTAAAAGTATGCTTTAAGCTTTACATCAGGTAAACATTATATTGACTCTAAAAGTTTAAAAATCACATTGGCTATTTTAATTATCTGGTTGTAGATCGAAAAAATTACTATTCTTTTGTTTATTGCCAATTGAATAGCCTGAGGCTATAGAGAGTAGGGCAGCCTGATAAAGGAGCATAAAGGTTATCTGAAAGGAGTTATTTTAGGTGTTTTTGCAAAAATGTTCTTTAGATTGTCTTGGTTATTCTTATTTACTACTTTTTTTTCTTATTTTTAATGAAAACGACTCCAGAAGTGCTGGTAAGAATTATCTTATTTTATATTAAGGGATTCAAGCTGTATGCGACTAGCATGATGGTAAACGAAGCTAATCATACCTCAAAATCACTCACTAATGTCATCGATTATAACCTATTGATTTAAGTCACGTTAATTAACTTTTTTTATAGTTAACGTTAATCAGGCTAAAAATCATCGGAAGCTGATGGTTAACTTTTTTTTAGATGAATTCCAAGTTTAGAAATATTTATTAGAAGAGGGTGGGGTATGAAAAGAATAAACATTACGAATAATATTTATTACTGTCAGGAAAAACATGCTTTTTGTGACAAGACTGGTTCTATTTTACGTTTAACTTATTCTCAGGGGAAGTTATTTGAACTCATTGTCATGCATGGGCAGCAGCAACCCGTTAACAAAGAGTTATTGATTCAAATAATTTGGGGTAAGGCAGCACTCTTCGATTTTTCCCCCGCAATTAATCAGAAAATTTATACGTTAAGGAAGGAGCTTAGAAGCCTTAATCTTGAAGACCTCATTATAACTATTCCTCGTCTAGGATATAAAGTTAACTCTGATTTTACTATAACAGAAACTAATAGCCCTGATTCTGAGGTGGGGTTTTGGCGCTCTATGTTAAGAGTTTTTTTTGCTGGCTCAATTAAACATTAGAGCGGTGGCTCAGTTTTTATTATGCCTTTTTGTTCTTAAGGTAAATAGTATCCTTGACTCAATGCAGGGAGGTGAAATTAGAGGATGTCTAATAGATGAGATTTAATGCCTGATAATCACGGCATGGAATTAATCAATTGCATGCCTGTATTAATCTTTTTGAAATTTATTTTCTACAAAAAATAGTTTAGACCATTAATTTCACTAATAATAAATCAATAATCTTAAGTTTGACTGTGCATTATGGGTAAGTCTATGCGAAAATTACGCACACTTGATGTGCTGAAGCAATTTGCTCGGTCGCCATCTCGTGGTTTTTTACACCAGGTGGTCATTTTAGCTGAATAAAGAGATCTGATAAGCAACTGAAATTAAGGTTGTTTGTGCTGTAGATCTAAGGAATTTTATGAAATTAGCAAGTTTTTATCGCCCACAGTCAAATGAAAAGTCATACGGAATTGTTACTGAACATGGCATTATTGATGCCGGAAAACGATTTGGCGACAAGTATTCAACCCTTCAATCTCTGTTGAATGATAATGCGTTGAGCATCTTGCAAGAACTGGTTAGTTCTCCCGTTGATTATCCAACCGAAGATATTGTATTTTTACCGGTTATTGAATCACCAGGAAAAATCTTTTGTGTTGGAATGAATTATTCCGATAAAAGAAAAGAGTTCGAAGAAAATAACAATGCACCCACTCTATTCATACGTTTTCCAGACACTTTCAGCGCGCACAAAGACAATCTTATCAAACCTGCAAGTAGCGATGAGTTTGATTATGAAGGTGAATTAGCCGTTATCATTGGTCGTTATGCCAGCGAAGTTAAAAAAGAAAACGCACTTGATTATATTGCGGGCTATAGCTGCTTTATGGATGCTACTGTTCGAGATATGCAACATACCTGGTTTACGGCGGGTAAAAACTGGCGTCAAACCGGTGGCTTCGGCCCATGGTTAGTGACCAGCGACGAGATCACCGATCCTCAAGCTTTGCCCATCGAGACTTTCCTGAATGGAATGCGTGTGCAGAACGACACTACTGGAAATATGATCCATTCAGTATCGGATATTATCGAGTATATTTCTCGCTTTAGCCCACTATCTCCTGGCGATGTTATCATCACAGGTTCACCGGGCGGCGTTGGCAAGAAAAGAACTCCACCTTTGTTTATGAAAAGCGGCGATGTCATAGAGGTTAAAATCGGCGGTATCGGCACCTTGACTAACCAGATCGTTGCTCAGACAGTCTAGCGTACCTAAATATTCAGAAAGCCCTCAGGCTAATGCCTGATTAAATAGTCTAATACTTAAAATTATTATTATAAATAAAGGCTTAATGAGATTTCCTTCAGTTATTCGGGGAGGGGGTCTCATTGTCTTTAGTAGCAAATCCCATCAATCTTCTATTATTTATTGGCTCGCTTAGTCAGTAAACATCTACCAAAAAAGTTACAGCGTGCCTGTTACACATTCTGAGCTCTCCTATTATAACAAGCCCAAAACGGCCACCGCGCTGACACCTAATTTCTTAAAGACATACCCTAACAGTGCTTAAGTTACCGATGTGCGTAATGCCTTCTGCCAGACCAATAATAGTACCAAGCCAAAAAGTATAAATATTAGCCTAAATTCCAGTGAAAACATCAGGGTTTGGGCTGGTGTAAGAAATACGTTTAAGTTGGTTCGTTTGGTTAATATTTTGTTTCGTATGGCATTTTTTTAGGCCCTTTTACCTTCATAATGAACTTTAAAATGCTATTACCGCAGGTAAGTTTGTCATTTTGTGTCATTAATATTTTTCTGTTACTGGTTTTACCTACGATTAGTCTTACAGATAAACCCTCAATTAACATGGATAACTTTATGAATAACCTCACATTTATGATGGTATTGTACAAAGTTGTTAATAAATTGCTCTTAAACAGTTATAGCGTTAACACTGAAATGAATCAGGTGGTACAATGCCGCGCTCACGTTTTGACGCAAATATAATATTTTAGTCATACTTGAGTGGCTAGTCGTCACTATTACATTTGTAATTACTATCAAAAAACATAATTTCGGAGAGTGCCTGCATGTCTGGATTAAATTCCCAGTCGAGTCCCATACTCAGGCTATGGTGTTGTATCTTAGGGGTTATTCTTACTGTCAGTGGCCTGTTTTTTGCCATTGAAGGTGGGAAGTTGGTTTCACTCGGCGGTAGCTGGTATTTCTTGATTGCCGGCATCGTGATGGTTCTTTCTGCCATTCAATATTTCCGTGCCAAATCCTCCGCTGTCGTTCTGTTCATTCTGGTGTTCCTCGGCACGCTCATCTGGTCAATCTGCGATGCTGGCTGGGATTTCTGGCCCCTGATTTCTCGTCTGATGGTTCCGACAGGCTTTATGCTATTGGGTTTCGCGACCTGGCCAACACTGCGAAAAAAAGAGGGTAAATCAAGCTTCGCTAAACTTTCATACGTGTTTACCGCCGTATTGGTTGTAGGCATGGTTACTGCTTTTGCGCAGATGTTCCAACCGCATCCCACTGTTGCTTTCAAAGGCGATGAACTGCCTTTGATACCCGTTGATAAGGCAAAACAGCAAAAAGATTGGAGTAACTGGGGTAATACTTCCGGTGGCGATCGCTTTGTGGCGCTGGATCAGATTAACCGTAACAATGTTAAAGACTTAAAAGTTGCCTGGACCTTCCATACTGGTGATACGCCAATCAGCCCGGGGGGCAACGGTGCTGAAGATCAGGAAACTCCGCTGCAGGTCGGCGACAAAGTTTTCCTGTGTACTCCGCACAACAACGTTATCGCTGTTGATGTAGATTCTGGCAAGCAAATCTGGAAGCGTGAAATCAACGCACAGGCACAAGTCTGGAATCGCTGTCGTGGTCTGGCTTTTTTTGACGCCACCAAACCCGTTGCACAACCAACAGTCCCAAATTCTACTCCGGTACCTCAGGTTTCATTGGCTGCGGGTGATACTTGTAAACGTCGTATCCTGATGAACACCATCGATGCACGTTTGGTTGCGATCAACGCCGATAATGGTGAATTCTGTGCAGACTTCGGCAACAATGGTGTTGTTGATCTCAAGGCTGGCCTGGGTGATGCTGCCGATCCTAAATACCAACTGACTTCTGCTCCGACTCTTGCTGGAACTACAGTTGTTGTTGGTGGGCGCGTAGCGGATAACGTACAAACCGACATGCCGGGTGGCGTGATCCGTGGTTTCGACGTCATTACGGGTCAAATGCGTTGGGCGTTCGACCCGGGCAATCCTGATCCAAATGCAAAATTGCAACCGGGCCAGACTTTTGTTCGCAGCACGCCAAATTCATGGGCACCAATGTCTTATGACCCGGCAATGAACACTGTGTTCATGCCAATGGGCAGCTCATCTGTTGACCTTTGGGGCGCAAACCGTAACGCACTGGACCACAAATATGGTGCATCCGTGCTAGCAGTTGATGCGACTACTGGTAAAGAGAAATGGGTTTATCAGACTGTACATAACGATCTGTGGGATTTTGACTTGCCTATGCAGCCAAGCTTGATCGATTTCAAGCTTAAAGATGGCACAACTAAGCCTGCTGTTGTTATCGGTGCCAAGACCGGTCAGATCTTTGTTCTCGATCGCCTCACTGGCAAACCGTTGACTGAAGTTAAAGAATTGCCGGTCAAGACCCGCGATATCCCTAACGAACAGTACTCTAAAACTCAGCCGTTCTCAGTCGGTATGCCATCAATCGGTAACCAGAAACTGACAGAATCGGACATGTGGGGTGCTACTCCATTTGACCAGCTGATGTGTCGTATTAGCTTCAAATCAATGCGTTATGACGGTCTGTTCACCGCGCCAGATACTGATAAGTCTCTGAGCTTCCCAGGTTCTCTGGGCGGGATGAACTGGGGCAGTATGTCCATAGACCCGAACAACCATTACATGTTTGTTAACGACATGCGTCTGGGCCTTTGGGTGCAGATGATCAAGCAGAACAACAGCAAAGTTGCAGCCAGCAATGGGGGCGAATCTGTTAACACCGGCATGGGGGCTGTTCCACTTAAAGGAACTCCGTACGGCGTAAATAAAGATCGCTTCATGTCTCCGCTGGGTATTCCGTGCCAGAAACCACCATTTGGTACTTTGTCTGCGATTGACCTGAATACTCAGAAAATCGTTTGGCAGGTTCCAGCCGGTACTGTTCAGGACACCGGTCCGTTCGGGATCAAAATGATGGCGCAGATGCCTGTGGGTATGCCAACTCTGGGTGGTACTCTGGCAACTCAGGGCGGCCTGGTATTCATCGCGGGTACTCAGGATTATTATCTGCGCGCATTCGATGCTTCAACAGGCAAAGAAGTTTGGAAAGCACGTTTGCCAGTAGGCAGCGGCGGCGGCCCGATGAGTTATGTTTCACCCAAAACGGGTAAACAATATATTGTTATTTCAGCAGGTGGCGCACGTCAGTCACCAGACCGTGGTGATTACGTGATTGCCTATTCGCTGGATAATAAATAGATTTTGGCTGTTAGTTAAATAATTAAAGCCCTGGCAGATTGACTGTCGGGGCTTTTTTTTACTGCAAATTGTCTGAAAAGGGGTGCTCTTGAATCCATGCTTTCGCACCATCGGGCGGGAGAAAACTCCCGCCTTTGGGTTGCCTTACCGTTAAGAACCGCAGGCCATCATGGCCTCAATCTCGCAGCTGCCTAATGAAATACGTAATAAGCACAGCCTATTACTCGCCACCAATATAAAGATAATTAACAATATAAAGATGATCATCCGATTAAGTAGTTTGGGGATTTGCAGCATCATAGACTCCGACTCCTTGCCTTTCGGCGGGTATGAGGCTAACCTGATGTTTCTGACGCATCGAGTAGGCCTCGTTTTGATTAATTTCAATTCGGGGCTTTTCTCTTTTTGTCTTCCGCATACCGGTTACAGCAAATACTAAACGTATAAAACAGGACATCATGCTCGGGACAAAAAGATCCAGAGCACCCAAGAGCAGTGTACCAGCAAGTTAATATCAAGGCTGCGAAAATAACTTATTAAAATTAACGTTTTATAGGGGTTAATATAAGATCGTTCTAATTAACCTAATCGTTAAACTGTCTTCTACTAATATAAAGATAATGAACAATATAAAGATGATCATCCGATTAAGTAGTTTGGGGATTTGCAGCATCATAGACTCCGACTCCTTGCCTTTCGGCGGGTAAGAGGCTAACCTGATGTTTCTCATGCATCGAGTAGGCCTCGTTTTGATTAATTTCAATTCGGGGCTTTTCTCTTTTTGTCTTCCGCATACCGGTTACAGCAAATACTAAACGTATAAAACAGGACATCATGCTCGGGACAAAAAGATCCAGAGCACCCGCGAGCAGTGTACCAGCAAGTTAATATCAAGGCTGCGAAAATAACTTATTAAAATTAACGTTTTATTAGGGTTAATATAAGATCGTTCTAATTAACCTAATCGTTAAACTGTTCGCATATATTATTGTGATAATTATTTTTAATTTTAAAAGCGGCATGATCTCTACAGTGACGGTTTTATTAATTATGCCTTGGGTAATAAATAGATTTTGGCTGTTAGTTAAATAATTAAAGCCTCGGCAGATTGACTGTCGGGGCTTTTTTTACTGCAAATTGTCTGAAAAGGGGTGCTCTTGAATCCATGCTTTCGCACCATCGGGCGGGAGAAAACTCCCGCCTTTGGGTTGCCTTACCGTTAAGAACCGCAGGCCATCATGGCCTCAATCTCGCAGCTGCCTAATGAAATACGTAATAAGCACAGCCTATTACTCGCCACCAATATAAAGATAATGAACAATATAAAGATGATCATCCGATTAAGTAGTTTGGGGATTTGCAGCATCATAGACTCCGACTCCTTGCCTTTCGGCGGGTAAGAGGCTAACCTGATGTTTCTGACGCATCGAGTAGGCCTCGTTTTGATTAATTTCAATTCGGGGCTTTTCTCTTTTTGTCTTCCGCATACCGGTTACAGCAAATACTAAACGTATAAAACAGGACATCATGCTCGGGACAAAAAGATCCAGAGCACCCGCGAGCAGTGTACCAGCAAGTTAATATTAAGGCTGCGAAAATAACTTATTAAAATTAACGTTTTATTGGGGTTAATATAAGATCGTTATAATTAGCCTAATTGTTAAACTGTTTGCGTATATTATTGTGATGATTACTTATGATTTTTAATGCCAAGAAAAAGGTTCCCATGTGAAAAGCTTATAAAAAATCAAAGAAGTAATCCTACTAAATAGAGATCATATGTTCATAACGTTTTTTATATTGACGCGGACTGACTCCGACGTGATGCCTGAAAATGCGTGAAAAATAAAGTGCATCCTCATAACCTACCGCCTGAGAAACTTGGCCGATGGTCAGATGCGTGGACTGGAGCAGGTTTCTGGCGCGGTTAACACGCTGTTTCTCACGCCATGCAAAGATAGTTTCCTGCATTTGATCTTTAAACAAATGAGCCAATCGTGAGGGAGAGAGAAAAACCTGTTTTGCCAGATGTTCAATGTTCAGATCCTCGACTATATGCTCGGTGATATAATGGCATAGGGTACTAATTCGTGGATCGAGACTTTGGTGGTTGGATAAAGGTTGTAGTTTAAAGCACGATATAATTAGCCGTTCGAGTGCGTTCATTGCCAGTGCTTCGCTCAGTAATTCATTGCTGGCATTCTGCTGGATAACTTCCCAAAAACAGCTCTGAATAATCTCGGACAATGCAGGGGCATGAAGATGGGTTATACCAATATGATCTTCTAACCTGTCCCAGCGTAGCCAATCGAGCCAATAGGGACGTGGATCGAAATAGATCCATAAGTGATCCCAGTGTTCACTCGTTTCTGCACGTCCGTAGTAGTGGGCTACATCAGGTGGGAAAAGGAATAGGTCGTTTATACGGCTGGTGATATAACGATTGCCTGCTTTGATCCTTCCTTCTCCCCTTAGCGTCAAATGCAGGATATAACCTTTCATTCCTCCAGGGCGATTAATATAAAAATCGAGCTGGCTGGCTCGCGAAATAGGGGTATAACCGGCAACCAGATAGGCATTGAAAGTAAAGCTTTTCATTAGAGGTGAATAGCTCACCATATCCTGCGGGTTTAATTCCATTGTGTCCTGCTCGGTTGCCGGTAAGAGAATTATTGAGTACTAAATATCTGACAGGAAAATACGTAATCCCCAAGGTTCAATTTGCTGATAGTTGGCGGCATTCGCTATATGGTCACCTATTAGGCAAACTGCATTCTCGGGCGTCTGGATCTGCTGCGCATCTTCAGAATAGTTAAAATAGAATGTCAGGGTTTGACCATCCTTGGCTACGGCCTTTTTAACAATGATTGGAAAACTGTGAGCCGAGTGGCAAGATGATAGCGTGGTCTGTTTGCCAAAGCGCATTATCAGCTGTGAAATCACGGTTTTACTGCTCAGGCAGCCTATATAGATTGCTGAACCTTTTCCGTATCGTGATTCCGTTATTGCGGCATATTTCCCCCAATTAGGATGCTGATAGGTTGCAAGTACCTTTACTTGATCAGAATCATTGGCGGTTAATAGTTCCATCCATAATTCAGCCCGTTCTTCAGCATCTATCTCAAAATCGGCTGCACAGCTTTTAAAACCTACATTCTGAGGTAGAACAAATTGGCTGTAGCTCACTCGGCAACTTTCATTCAGTATACCGGGCTGTTTTACTGTTCTGACTTTAACATTCTGATCGCTGAAACCACTTTTGAAACCGATAAGCACATTGCCGCCAGATTCCACATAATGATTAATACGTGTTA contains the following coding sequences:
- a CDS encoding NUDIX hydrolase — its product is MSPQIGIGVLIFREGKILLGRRKGSHGAGDWSAPGGHLEFGETPEICGIREAWEETGISTGKLLAGPYVSNVFPEIDKHYVTLFMLSLCSEGEPVLREPEKCEGWQWFSIDSLPEPLFAPLRTLIDQYGIHGYNGVVNS
- a CDS encoding transcriptional regulator; the protein is MKRINITNNIYYCQEKHAFCDKTGSILRLTYSQGKLFELIVMHGQQQPVNKELLIQIIWGKAALFDFSPAINQKIYTLRKELRSLNLEDLIITIPRLGYKVNSDFTITETNSPDSEVGFWRSMLRVFFAGSIKH
- a CDS encoding fumarylacetoacetate hydrolase family protein is translated as MKLASFYRPQSNEKSYGIVTEHGIIDAGKRFGDKYSTLQSLLNDNALSILQELVSSPVDYPTEDIVFLPVIESPGKIFCVGMNYSDKRKEFEENNNAPTLFIRFPDTFSAHKDNLIKPASSDEFDYEGELAVIIGRYASEVKKENALDYIAGYSCFMDATVRDMQHTWFTAGKNWRQTGGFGPWLVTSDEITDPQALPIETFLNGMRVQNDTTGNMIHSVSDIIEYISRFSPLSPGDVIITGSPGGVGKKRTPPLFMKSGDVIEVKIGGIGTLTNQIVAQTV
- a CDS encoding glucose/quinate/shikimate family membrane-bound PQQ-dependent dehydrogenase encodes the protein MSGLNSQSSPILRLWCCILGVILTVSGLFFAIEGGKLVSLGGSWYFLIAGIVMVLSAIQYFRAKSSAVVLFILVFLGTLIWSICDAGWDFWPLISRLMVPTGFMLLGFATWPTLRKKEGKSSFAKLSYVFTAVLVVGMVTAFAQMFQPHPTVAFKGDELPLIPVDKAKQQKDWSNWGNTSGGDRFVALDQINRNNVKDLKVAWTFHTGDTPISPGGNGAEDQETPLQVGDKVFLCTPHNNVIAVDVDSGKQIWKREINAQAQVWNRCRGLAFFDATKPVAQPTVPNSTPVPQVSLAAGDTCKRRILMNTIDARLVAINADNGEFCADFGNNGVVDLKAGLGDAADPKYQLTSAPTLAGTTVVVGGRVADNVQTDMPGGVIRGFDVITGQMRWAFDPGNPDPNAKLQPGQTFVRSTPNSWAPMSYDPAMNTVFMPMGSSSVDLWGANRNALDHKYGASVLAVDATTGKEKWVYQTVHNDLWDFDLPMQPSLIDFKLKDGTTKPAVVIGAKTGQIFVLDRLTGKPLTEVKELPVKTRDIPNEQYSKTQPFSVGMPSIGNQKLTESDMWGATPFDQLMCRISFKSMRYDGLFTAPDTDKSLSFPGSLGGMNWGSMSIDPNNHYMFVNDMRLGLWVQMIKQNNSKVAASNGGESVNTGMGAVPLKGTPYGVNKDRFMSPLGIPCQKPPFGTLSAIDLNTQKIVWQVPAGTVQDTGPFGIKMMAQMPVGMPTLGGTLATQGGLVFIAGTQDYYLRAFDASTGKEVWKARLPVGSGGGPMSYVSPKTGKQYIVISAGGARQSPDRGDYVIAYSLDNK
- the araC gene encoding arabinose operon transcriptional regulator AraC — protein: MELNPQDMVSYSPLMKSFTFNAYLVAGYTPISRASQLDFYINRPGGMKGYILHLTLRGEGRIKAGNRYITSRINDLFLFPPDVAHYYGRAETSEHWDHLWIYFDPRPYWLDWLRWDRLEDHIGITHLHAPALSEIIQSCFWEVIQQNASNELLSEALAMNALERLIISCFKLQPLSNHQSLDPRISTLCHYITEHIVEDLNIEHLAKQVFLSPSRLAHLFKDQMQETIFAWREKQRVNRARNLLQSTHLTIGQVSQAVGYEDALYFSRIFRHHVGVSPRQYKKRYEHMISI